From the genome of Leptolyngbya subtilissima AS-A7, one region includes:
- a CDS encoding helix-turn-helix domain-containing protein yields MKTPHFSGSKLPPASEYALIIGAGATAAMSMAAQQVAVATLPVTTLVALGLLNRYRLDQRLQDSETSGPTQEEATHKQAPAAPQRVTAQPRPDAISARPQVATTPTTSARFSEQRAYIHETLAKKMQARADFASVQQASLKKVGAYLQQTRQEKSLSLEDVYQRTFIQTYTLRALETGNLNQLPEPFYIRAFIQKYASALGLEGAALAADFPMP; encoded by the coding sequence ATGAAGACTCCTCACTTTTCTGGCTCTAAGCTACCCCCTGCTTCAGAATACGCGCTGATTATTGGGGCCGGGGCGACGGCAGCCATGTCGATGGCGGCGCAACAGGTGGCAGTAGCAACTCTGCCCGTAACTACCCTGGTGGCCTTGGGCCTGCTCAATCGCTACCGGCTTGACCAGCGACTGCAAGACAGCGAGACCAGCGGACCTACCCAAGAAGAAGCTACCCATAAGCAGGCTCCAGCTGCACCCCAGCGAGTTACTGCTCAACCTCGACCAGACGCAATTTCGGCTCGGCCCCAGGTGGCAACCACGCCAACTACCTCAGCCCGTTTCTCTGAGCAGCGCGCCTACATTCACGAAACGTTAGCCAAAAAGATGCAGGCTAGGGCCGACTTTGCGTCGGTGCAGCAAGCCAGTTTGAAAAAGGTGGGGGCCTACCTCCAGCAGACTCGGCAAGAGAAGTCGCTGTCGCTGGAGGATGTTTACCAGCGGACGTTCATTCAAACTTATACCTTGAGGGCGCTCGAAACCGGCAATTTGAATCAGCTGCCAGAACCGTTTTATATTCGCGCCTTCATTCAGAAATATGCCTCAGCTCTGGGGTTAGAGGGGGCTGCTCTGGCGGCAGATTTCCCGATGCCCTAG
- a CDS encoding DUF3318 domain-containing protein, whose product MVNPNAEIGRLRELMPATARMKTKLMLSDRQLNVIKAEFPRPWQSAHTVSINLDLWHQLAVAERDLLFLRTVSWVTMTNVLKPNWYQAMAGAGLVGSVVELLQGDAVGVVAAAGVTALASWQIWRGVTGPQIEIAADDKAVQVALRRGYDQADAAAALIRAIEAVPPLEGRRVLTVNELLRCQNLRRQTGHSEFSVPKSYRR is encoded by the coding sequence GTGGTTAACCCCAATGCAGAAATTGGTCGACTGCGGGAGCTGATGCCCGCCACCGCCCGCATGAAAACTAAGCTGATGCTCAGCGATCGCCAGCTGAACGTCATTAAGGCTGAGTTTCCGCGCCCTTGGCAGTCGGCTCACACCGTCTCAATCAACCTTGATTTGTGGCATCAGCTGGCCGTGGCCGAGCGCGATTTGCTGTTTTTGCGCACCGTGAGCTGGGTGACCATGACTAACGTGCTCAAGCCCAACTGGTATCAAGCCATGGCCGGGGCTGGACTAGTTGGCAGCGTGGTAGAGCTGCTCCAGGGCGACGCGGTGGGTGTAGTGGCCGCCGCTGGGGTCACAGCCCTGGCTAGCTGGCAAATTTGGCGTGGTGTCACTGGCCCCCAAATCGAGATTGCTGCCGATGATAAGGCGGTGCAGGTAGCCTTGCGGCGTGGCTACGACCAGGCCGACGCCGCTGCGGCTCTGATTCGTGCCATTGAAGCAGTGCCCCCCTTGGAGGGTCGGCGGGTGCTCACCGTTAACGAGTTGCTGCGCTGCCAGAACCTGCGCAGGCAGACCGGGCATTCAGAATTTTCGGTGCCCAAGAGCTACCGGCGTTAG
- a CDS encoding sensor domain-containing diguanylate cyclase, with amino-acid sequence MVAVASTEQIGCQDDYAGYNLHLPTIQSHLFTVPESVPENDLVNATATAPTASIDPSPLRANTSDTVQQTVAAMATAVKTYALVYSGEVLVGVFGYANVAQATAELADLSEVLVEQWMTPLSQLQPLGPCLAWPLAMSALYPEQLYLSVVDQAHHWLGLLAPDGFYTLPRFAAAATDQAELTACHYSVALFQQQQERLALALKGAQMGTWDWDLAQGTIVISDEQERLLGLAPGEFSGTYETLFTYVHKDDQTTVQQALQQAIQLGQHYGIEFRVLHKDGNTRWLSSRGQVFKDSEQTSRLAGVTLDISEQKRVEAEIKLQSQRERLVAKIAQRIRRVLDLDSILAQTVTSVQEFIEADRVIVVQCESDMSGQVIQEACSASYLPMLGWAMRDPWSVGEKFLAHYRAGRGLAVENIYTQNLPASQLGFLEYFQIQAEIVVPLLQDQTLWGLLIAHQCQAPRTWRMADVRLLQNLATQVGIAIQQAKMHQELTLANQRLQRMAYLDGLTQVANRRRLEQYLDQEWRRMSRENGPIALIMADIDCFKGYNDRYGHQAGDVCLRLVARILNRAAKRPGDLVARYGGEEFVIVLPNTYLEGAETVAEDIRLMIRSHRIPHEESVVARVVTLSLGVASAQPASDGSSADLIKQADEALYTAKNEGRDQVRVASPKRSH; translated from the coding sequence GTGGTTGCGGTAGCCTCTACAGAACAGATCGGCTGCCAGGACGACTATGCGGGGTATAACCTTCATCTGCCCACAATCCAGTCCCATCTATTCACCGTCCCTGAATCTGTGCCTGAAAACGACCTGGTTAACGCTACCGCTACCGCTCCCACAGCCAGCATCGATCCGTCTCCCCTGCGGGCAAACACAAGCGACACGGTGCAGCAGACGGTGGCGGCCATGGCCACGGCCGTCAAAACCTACGCTCTGGTATATAGCGGCGAAGTTTTAGTGGGGGTCTTTGGCTACGCTAATGTTGCCCAGGCCACGGCTGAGTTAGCCGACCTAAGCGAGGTTTTAGTTGAGCAATGGATGACTCCCCTCAGTCAGTTGCAACCCTTGGGTCCGTGCCTAGCTTGGCCGCTGGCCATGAGCGCGCTATATCCCGAGCAGCTTTATCTGTCCGTTGTTGACCAGGCTCACCACTGGTTAGGGCTGCTGGCCCCCGACGGATTCTACACGCTTCCCCGCTTTGCGGCGGCCGCTACCGACCAAGCTGAACTTACCGCCTGTCACTACTCCGTCGCTTTGTTTCAGCAGCAGCAAGAGCGCCTAGCCCTGGCCCTCAAGGGCGCCCAAATGGGCACCTGGGACTGGGATCTAGCCCAGGGAACGATAGTGATCTCTGATGAACAAGAGCGCTTGCTAGGGCTGGCTCCCGGCGAGTTTAGTGGTACCTACGAGACCCTGTTCACCTACGTGCACAAAGACGATCAGACCACGGTGCAGCAGGCCCTACAGCAGGCGATTCAGTTAGGACAGCACTACGGAATTGAGTTTCGCGTGCTCCATAAAGACGGGAACACGCGTTGGTTGTCATCTCGAGGTCAAGTCTTTAAGGACAGTGAGCAGACCTCTCGACTGGCTGGGGTCACCCTCGATATTTCTGAGCAAAAGCGAGTTGAGGCTGAAATCAAACTCCAGTCGCAGCGAGAGCGGCTGGTGGCCAAAATTGCCCAGCGCATTCGCCGCGTGCTTGATTTGGACAGCATTTTGGCGCAAACCGTTACCTCAGTGCAAGAGTTTATCGAGGCCGATCGCGTCATCGTCGTGCAGTGTGAGTCCGACATGAGCGGTCAGGTCATTCAAGAAGCCTGCTCGGCATCCTATCTGCCGATGCTGGGCTGGGCCATGCGCGACCCCTGGTCGGTGGGCGAAAAGTTTTTGGCTCACTACAGGGCCGGGCGGGGACTAGCGGTAGAGAATATCTACACCCAAAATTTGCCTGCCTCTCAGCTAGGGTTTTTAGAATACTTTCAAATTCAGGCCGAAATTGTGGTGCCCCTGCTGCAAGATCAAACCCTGTGGGGCTTACTGATTGCCCACCAGTGCCAGGCACCCCGAACCTGGCGGATGGCCGATGTCCGGCTGCTGCAAAACCTAGCGACCCAGGTGGGGATTGCCATTCAGCAGGCCAAAATGCACCAGGAGCTCACCCTAGCCAACCAGCGGTTGCAGCGCATGGCCTACCTCGACGGGTTGACCCAGGTAGCCAATCGCCGTCGACTAGAACAGTATCTAGATCAGGAATGGCGGCGCATGAGCCGAGAAAATGGGCCTATAGCACTGATTATGGCCGATATTGACTGCTTTAAAGGGTATAACGATCGCTACGGGCACCAGGCTGGAGATGTCTGCCTGCGGCTGGTAGCCCGCATCCTCAACCGCGCCGCTAAGCGCCCCGGCGACCTGGTAGCCCGATACGGGGGAGAAGAATTTGTGATCGTACTGCCCAATACTTACCTTGAGGGAGCCGAAACCGTCGCTGAAGACATTCGCCTGATGATTCGTAGTCACCGCATTCCCCATGAGGAGTCGGTCGTGGCCAGGGTGGTTACCCTAAGCCTGGGGGTGGCAAGCGCCCAACCTGCCAGCGACGGCAGCTCTGCCGACCTGATTAAGCAGGCTGACGAAGCCCTCTATACGGCCAAAAATGAGGGGCGCGACCAGGTAAGAGTAGCTTCTCCCAAGCGATCGCACTAA
- a CDS encoding SIMPL domain-containing protein, with the protein MKIKSFTPRRMAAAAVMSATLISGLGFVPVFTPAAIAQEAAMRTLTVTGQGEESVQTTKTQVDLGVDVQGTDAEAVQREVAQRTAAVVELLRSRGVEKLQTTGIQLSPRYNYENGRNDVIGYTGSNTVSFRVPTESAGALLDDAVDAGANQIRSVSFVAEDAALETARQQALREAVEDAQSQAGVVLGSLNLRSQEIVSVQINGAAPPVPVPMMRQAEYAGMSADASTPVVGGEQIVQAQVTLQIRY; encoded by the coding sequence ATGAAAATTAAGTCTTTTACCCCCAGACGGATGGCGGCAGCGGCAGTGATGTCGGCGACCCTGATATCAGGGCTCGGTTTTGTGCCCGTTTTTACCCCAGCAGCGATCGCCCAGGAGGCGGCTATGAGAACGCTAACCGTAACTGGTCAGGGCGAGGAGTCGGTGCAGACGACCAAAACCCAGGTTGACCTAGGAGTAGACGTGCAAGGCACCGATGCCGAAGCGGTGCAGCGTGAGGTGGCCCAGCGCACGGCAGCAGTGGTTGAGTTGCTGCGATCGCGAGGGGTCGAAAAGCTTCAAACCACTGGCATTCAGCTCAGCCCCCGCTACAACTACGAAAATGGCCGCAACGATGTGATCGGCTACACCGGCAGCAACACCGTCAGCTTTCGCGTGCCCACCGAGAGCGCTGGCGCTTTGCTCGACGATGCCGTGGATGCCGGGGCTAACCAGATTCGCAGCGTTAGCTTTGTGGCCGAAGACGCGGCCCTAGAGACGGCTCGGCAGCAGGCGTTGCGTGAGGCGGTAGAAGATGCCCAATCCCAGGCGGGGGTGGTGCTGGGGAGTTTGAATCTGCGATCGCAGGAGATTGTCAGCGTTCAAATCAATGGGGCAGCTCCGCCTGTGCCAGTACCGATGATGCGGCAGGCCGAGTACGCTGGCATGTCGGCCGATGCCTCTACTCCAGTGGTAGGGGGAGAGCAAATCGTACAGGCCCAGGTGACGCTCCAGATTCGCTATTAA
- a CDS encoding endonuclease MutS2, with product MPLIHHETLELLEWPRLCQHLSTFAATKRGTLAAQALVTPATQAASVNLLTQTQEADWLEQHNNGLNFGGIRDIGTAVERAYRQGLLSGEELLAIATTLHGARQLRRTIDAQPPEDIPVLQDLVADLSTHPELEQQIYHCIDDRGDVTDRASPKLGEVRDRLKSTRQDIQQRLQRILQRQSGAMQELLITQRGDRFVLPVKAPQKDAVPGIVHDASASGATLYIEPQSVVELGNRLRQLLRQEKTEEDIVLRQLSDAVAEVYDDLSHLLAVVTELDLAHARARYSLWLEANPPRFIEPQEQTTLRQLRHPLLVWQQRHEQGPEVVPINLLIRPELRVVAITGPNTGGKTVTLKTLGLAALMARAGLYVPAREPVEIPWFGQVLADIGDEQSIEQSLSTFSGHIRRIGRILAALSGGAGEESRGDKESGGDEEEQHALGIGFANSSRPSPTNESEVEDLSESADAPIPASPYPRIPPSPHPRLHPPTSANALVLLDEVGAGTDPTEGTALAIALLKHLAERARLTMATTHYGELKALKYQDARFENASVEFNEATLSPTYRLLWGIPGRSNALAIARRLGLNAGVIDAAATLMATGSQDDVNQVIAGLEAQRRQQEERSQEAAELLAATEKLHREVQHKADMLRDREQELKLQQQAAVQQAIADAKRDIAKVIRRLQQGDATAQDAQRATAAVDAIAQSRLPAAAPTPAKPGYRPAVGDRVRIPSLGQTAEVLTAPDDDHRITVRFGLMKTTVSLADIESLRGEKAEVPVKTKPIDTVPAAQAAPPAPAIRTSRNTIDLRGMRVAESEAVLEEAIAQGSGALWIIHGHGTGKLKAGVHEYLKRHPQIQRFEPAAQADGGTGVTVAYL from the coding sequence CTGCCATTAATTCACCATGAAACCCTGGAGTTGCTGGAGTGGCCTCGGCTGTGCCAGCACTTATCTACCTTTGCCGCCACTAAGCGCGGCACCCTAGCGGCCCAGGCACTAGTCACCCCTGCAACCCAAGCAGCTAGCGTCAACCTGCTGACTCAGACCCAGGAGGCCGACTGGCTGGAGCAGCACAACAACGGCCTTAACTTTGGCGGCATTCGCGATATTGGGACGGCGGTGGAGCGAGCCTATCGCCAGGGGCTATTGAGCGGCGAGGAGCTGTTGGCCATTGCCACCACCCTACATGGAGCACGCCAGCTGCGGCGCACCATTGATGCTCAGCCGCCGGAGGATATACCGGTTTTGCAGGATTTGGTGGCCGACCTGAGCACCCATCCCGAGCTGGAACAGCAGATTTATCACTGCATTGACGATCGCGGCGATGTCACCGATCGGGCTAGCCCTAAGCTAGGGGAGGTGCGCGATCGCCTCAAATCGACCCGCCAAGACATTCAGCAGCGGCTCCAGCGGATTTTGCAGCGCCAGTCGGGGGCTATGCAGGAGCTATTGATTACCCAACGGGGCGATCGCTTTGTGCTGCCTGTCAAAGCGCCCCAAAAAGACGCGGTGCCCGGCATTGTGCACGATGCTTCAGCCAGCGGGGCCACCCTTTACATCGAGCCTCAGTCGGTAGTCGAACTGGGCAATCGTCTGCGCCAGCTGCTGCGTCAGGAAAAGACCGAGGAAGATATTGTTCTACGGCAGCTTAGCGACGCGGTGGCAGAGGTCTATGACGACCTAAGCCATTTGCTAGCAGTGGTCACCGAATTGGATCTAGCTCACGCCCGCGCTCGCTACTCGCTGTGGCTAGAGGCTAACCCGCCTCGGTTTATCGAACCCCAAGAGCAGACCACCCTGCGTCAGCTGCGCCACCCGTTACTGGTGTGGCAGCAGCGCCACGAGCAGGGGCCTGAGGTGGTGCCGATCAACCTGCTGATTCGCCCAGAGCTGCGGGTGGTGGCCATTACTGGCCCCAACACCGGCGGCAAAACCGTTACCCTCAAAACCCTGGGCCTAGCGGCGCTAATGGCCCGCGCGGGCCTCTACGTACCGGCCCGTGAACCTGTGGAAATTCCCTGGTTTGGGCAGGTGTTGGCCGACATTGGCGACGAGCAATCGATCGAGCAGAGCCTATCGACATTCTCGGGCCATATTCGCCGGATTGGGCGGATTTTGGCAGCGCTTAGTGGTGGGGCAGGTGAGGAAAGTAGGGGAGATAAGGAAAGTGGCGGAGATGAGGAAGAGCAACACGCCCTTGGGATAGGCTTCGCCAACTCTAGTAGACCTTCACCGACAAACGAATCGGAAGTGGAGGATTTATCAGAGTCTGCGGATGCTCCCATCCCCGCATCTCCCTATCCCCGCATCCCCCCATCCCCTCATCCACGCCTCCACCCCCCCACCTCAGCCAACGCCCTTGTACTGCTCGATGAAGTTGGCGCTGGTACCGACCCAACGGAGGGCACTGCCCTGGCCATTGCCCTGCTCAAGCACCTGGCCGAGCGGGCGCGGCTGACCATGGCCACAACCCATTACGGTGAGCTGAAGGCGCTGAAGTATCAGGACGCGCGGTTTGAAAACGCGTCGGTGGAGTTTAATGAGGCGACGCTGTCGCCGACCTATCGGCTGCTGTGGGGCATTCCGGGGCGATCGAATGCACTAGCTATTGCTCGCCGACTAGGGCTAAATGCTGGGGTAATTGATGCAGCGGCAACTCTGATGGCGACGGGGTCACAAGACGATGTTAACCAGGTGATTGCTGGGCTGGAGGCCCAGCGACGCCAGCAGGAGGAGCGATCGCAGGAGGCGGCCGAACTGCTGGCCGCTACCGAAAAACTGCACCGTGAGGTGCAGCACAAAGCCGACATGCTGCGCGATCGCGAGCAGGAACTCAAGCTCCAGCAGCAGGCGGCGGTGCAGCAGGCGATCGCCGACGCCAAGCGCGACATTGCCAAAGTAATTCGCCGGTTGCAGCAGGGCGATGCCACGGCGCAAGATGCCCAGCGAGCCACGGCAGCGGTGGATGCGATCGCCCAATCTCGTTTGCCTGCGGCTGCGCCGACTCCCGCGAAACCGGGTTACCGGCCGGCGGTGGGCGATCGCGTGCGCATTCCCAGCTTGGGTCAGACTGCGGAGGTGCTGACCGCCCCCGACGACGACCACCGCATCACCGTGCGCTTTGGGCTGATGAAAACCACCGTCAGCCTAGCCGATATCGAATCGCTGCGGGGTGAAAAGGCGGAGGTACCCGTTAAGACAAAGCCTATCGATACCGTACCCGCTGCCCAGGCTGCGCCCCCTGCTCCCGCCATTCGCACTAGCCGCAACACGATCGATCTGCGCGGCATGCGGGTGGCTGAGTCAGAGGCGGTGCTAGAGGAGGCGATCGCTCAGGGCAGTGGTGCTCTGTGGATTATCCACGGTCACGGCACTGGCAAGCTCAAGGCGGGGGTACATGAGTACCTCAAACGCCATCCGCAGATTCAACGGTTTGAGCCTGCGGCCCAGGCCGATGGTGGCACTGGGGTAACGGTGGCCTATCTGTAG
- a CDS encoding group I truncated hemoglobin — protein MTTLFNQLGGTLAVDLAVEKFYERVLQDDRIKHFFANVNMTKQRGHQKAFLTYAFGGTDKYDGRYMREAHQELVANHGLNSEHFDAVAEDLMLTLEEMGVPEELRSQVAAIAAAPQHKRDVLNQ, from the coding sequence ATGACAACTCTTTTTAACCAACTTGGCGGTACCCTTGCCGTTGACCTAGCGGTCGAAAAATTCTACGAGCGGGTCTTACAAGACGATCGCATCAAGCATTTCTTTGCCAACGTCAATATGACCAAGCAGCGGGGGCACCAAAAGGCTTTTTTGACCTATGCCTTTGGCGGCACCGATAAGTACGACGGTCGCTACATGCGCGAAGCCCACCAAGAGCTAGTCGCAAACCACGGCCTAAACAGCGAACACTTTGATGCCGTTGCCGAAGACCTGATGCTGACTTTAGAAGAAATGGGCGTACCTGAGGAACTCAGGTCGCAGGTGGCCGCGATTGCAGCAGCACCCCAGCACAAGCGGGATGTCCTGAACCAGTAA
- a CDS encoding urease accessory protein UreD, translating into MVQSSAQTSEAHPGWRGLARLSYAMESGRCVPTQTYTRAPLRVQRPLYPEGEGLCHTVLVHTAGGLVGGDSLMVELAVAPRAQALITTAAASKVYGSADTASSNQQVNITLAPESCLEWFPQETIVFNQAHYSQALRVDLAPGAIWAGWEITRFGRSARGETFEQGQWRSRLEVWQADQPLWLDRQHLTGGSAALYSANGLAGHPVVGSFAVVGHSFDSDAVGALRQLWPIDQPGDIGVTRLQSGLLCRYRGPSSQTARRWFVAAWQHLRPLYLGRSATVSRLWPR; encoded by the coding sequence ATGGTTCAGTCATCGGCTCAGACTTCTGAGGCTCACCCGGGCTGGCGAGGGTTAGCCCGGCTCAGCTATGCCATGGAGTCGGGTCGGTGTGTGCCGACCCAGACCTATACCCGTGCCCCCTTGCGAGTGCAGCGCCCCCTATATCCCGAAGGGGAAGGGCTGTGCCATACCGTGCTGGTACATACCGCTGGGGGCCTGGTGGGAGGCGACAGCCTGATGGTGGAATTGGCCGTCGCCCCGCGTGCCCAGGCGCTTATAACCACCGCCGCCGCCAGTAAGGTCTACGGCAGCGCAGACACCGCTAGCAGCAACCAGCAGGTAAACATCACCCTCGCGCCAGAGAGCTGTCTGGAATGGTTCCCCCAAGAAACCATTGTGTTTAACCAGGCTCACTACAGCCAAGCGCTGCGGGTTGACCTGGCCCCTGGAGCCATCTGGGCTGGTTGGGAGATCACCCGCTTTGGCCGTAGCGCCCGAGGAGAGACCTTTGAGCAGGGCCAGTGGCGATCGCGCCTCGAAGTCTGGCAAGCTGACCAGCCCCTATGGCTCGATCGCCAGCACTTAACCGGGGGCAGTGCGGCCCTTTACAGCGCTAACGGCTTGGCGGGGCACCCGGTGGTGGGGAGCTTTGCCGTGGTGGGGCACTCGTTTGACAGTGACGCTGTGGGTGCTCTGCGCCAGCTGTGGCCAATAGACCAACCTGGTGACATCGGCGTCACCCGGCTGCAATCGGGGTTGCTGTGTCGGTATCGAGGCCCGTCAAGTCAGACAGCGCGGCGATGGTTTGTGGCTGCCTGGCAGCACTTGCGTCCTCTCTACCTAGGGCGCTCGGCCACCGTGTCACGGCTGTGGCCTCGGTAA
- a CDS encoding sensor histidine kinase produces MDYPQGQDFTDLETLQLAYDRLQHQAQQQAAFLGTASHELRSPINQIISLHQLILEDLCESPAEEREFIAQANQAIQTVLKNLDLLITLSKFDIGALHPRLATTLLQPLITRVQRMIEMQCINRHCRLIVGPVEANLQVQADPAWLEQALVMLIEAALAQGSPQISLTVSEDPTTGNIALHLGANPGEAPPSAMAALSPEFRYQLAARLALHLGATLEFLGAAENPKSLLCLKLSRPTN; encoded by the coding sequence ATGGACTATCCCCAAGGTCAAGACTTTACCGATCTCGAAACGCTACAGCTGGCCTACGATCGCCTGCAACACCAAGCACAGCAGCAGGCGGCCTTCTTGGGTACGGCCTCCCACGAGCTCAGGTCACCCATTAACCAAATCATCAGCCTGCACCAACTAATTCTCGAAGACCTGTGCGAAAGCCCCGCCGAAGAGCGCGAGTTCATTGCCCAGGCCAATCAGGCCATTCAAACCGTGCTCAAGAATCTCGATCTGCTGATCACTCTCTCCAAATTCGATATTGGTGCTCTGCACCCCCGGCTCGCCACCACCTTGCTCCAGCCGCTGATCACCCGCGTACAGCGCATGATCGAAATGCAGTGCATCAACCGCCACTGCCGGTTAATTGTGGGGCCGGTAGAGGCCAATCTACAGGTTCAAGCTGATCCGGCATGGTTAGAGCAAGCCCTAGTCATGCTGATTGAAGCTGCCCTGGCCCAAGGAAGTCCGCAGATCAGCCTGACAGTGTCTGAAGACCCCACCACCGGTAACATTGCTTTGCATTTGGGGGCAAACCCTGGCGAGGCTCCACCGTCCGCCATGGCTGCCCTATCGCCTGAGTTTCGCTACCAGCTAGCTGCTCGTCTAGCGCTCCACCTAGGGGCCACCTTAGAGTTTTTAGGTGCCGCAGAAAATCCCAAAAGTCTTTTGTGCCTAAAGCTGTCGCGCCCTACTAACTAA
- a CDS encoding MOSC domain-containing protein encodes MFDTMPEIVSIQVGLPQTLGTEAAPNPMDQRWTTGFFKQPINGEVWLGYTNLAGDGQADLKNHGGVDKAVLAYSAEHYPEWRSHLHNPELPYGGFGENFTVAGQTEAEVCIGDTYAIGSAKVQVSQPRQPCWKLSRRWRVEDLALQVKANGRSGWYFRVLEEGVVEPGLAMVLCDRPYPEWTVARANSIMHHGLGDRVAAMELASCPLLSRNWQEKLLKRGASS; translated from the coding sequence ATGTTTGACACGATGCCTGAGATTGTCTCGATTCAGGTGGGCCTGCCCCAAACCCTGGGCACTGAAGCCGCCCCCAACCCCATGGATCAGCGCTGGACCACCGGCTTCTTCAAGCAGCCCATCAATGGTGAGGTGTGGTTGGGCTACACCAACTTAGCCGGGGATGGCCAAGCGGATTTGAAAAACCACGGCGGCGTTGATAAGGCCGTACTGGCCTACAGTGCCGAGCATTATCCTGAATGGCGATCGCACTTACACAACCCCGAGCTGCCCTACGGTGGCTTTGGCGAAAATTTCACCGTGGCGGGGCAGACCGAGGCCGAGGTTTGTATTGGCGACACCTACGCGATCGGCAGCGCCAAAGTCCAGGTATCGCAGCCCCGGCAGCCGTGCTGGAAACTGTCTCGCCGCTGGCGGGTGGAGGATCTGGCGCTACAGGTGAAAGCCAACGGCCGCAGCGGCTGGTATTTTCGGGTGCTGGAAGAAGGTGTGGTAGAGCCGGGGCTGGCGATGGTGCTGTGCGATCGCCCCTACCCCGAATGGACTGTAGCTCGCGCCAACAGCATCATGCACCATGGTTTGGGCGATCGCGTGGCGGCGATGGAGCTGGCGAGTTGCCCCCTGCTGTCGCGCAACTGGCAAGAAAAATTGCTCAAACGGGGTGCATCGTCCTAG
- a CDS encoding chlorophyll a/b-binding protein, which produces MTHDSNPTVPIPEAAAEPAPAFGWNRYAERINGRFAMVGFVALLLLELVTGQTFFSWLGWR; this is translated from the coding sequence ATGACTCACGACTCAAATCCTACTGTCCCTATTCCTGAGGCCGCTGCCGAGCCCGCGCCTGCCTTTGGTTGGAATCGTTATGCTGAGCGCATCAATGGCCGATTTGCCATGGTGGGCTTTGTGGCACTGCTGCTGCTAGAGCTGGTCACTGGCCAGACATTTTTTAGCTGGTTGGGCTGGCGCTGA
- the arsS gene encoding arsenosugar biosynthesis radical SAM (seleno)protein ArsS (Some members of this family are selenoproteins.) — translation MVQSPPSPAIAVTPFAQRLGQPLTKLPITVLQVNLGRKCNLACTHCHVEAGPKRTEELSPEVCDQLIELIQRFPQIATVDLTGGAPEMNYGFRPLVEAARQLGKTVMVRSNLTIFFVPELEDLPEYFARHQLHVVASLPCYLEDNVDKQRGSGVYTESIRALQRLNQLGYGHDPALRLDLVYNPPVPRSAEFSLTPSQAVLQSDYEAYLRSHFDIAFNQLYTITNLPIGRVKQYLEGKNLYVPYLQFLAHHHNPATVPHLMCRQELSIDYEGHIYDCDFNQMEAVPSLGRSGQPLTVADLLAANSLDAIETVQTRPYCYGCTAGSGSSCGGALT, via the coding sequence ATGGTTCAGTCTCCTCCCTCTCCAGCGATCGCCGTTACCCCCTTTGCTCAGCGGCTGGGGCAGCCTCTCACCAAGCTGCCGATTACCGTGTTGCAGGTGAATCTGGGCCGCAAGTGCAACCTGGCTTGTACCCACTGCCACGTGGAGGCTGGGCCCAAGCGCACCGAAGAACTTTCACCCGAAGTCTGCGACCAGTTAATCGAGCTGATCCAACGGTTTCCACAGATTGCTACCGTTGATCTGACCGGCGGTGCCCCCGAAATGAACTATGGCTTTCGCCCCCTAGTGGAAGCGGCGCGGCAGCTGGGCAAAACGGTGATGGTGCGATCGAACCTGACCATTTTCTTTGTGCCTGAGCTTGAAGACCTGCCAGAATATTTTGCTCGCCATCAGCTGCATGTGGTGGCTTCGCTGCCCTGCTATCTCGAAGACAACGTCGATAAACAGCGGGGTTCTGGGGTCTACACCGAGTCTATCCGCGCCCTACAGCGGCTCAACCAGCTGGGTTACGGCCATGACCCAGCCCTGCGCTTAGACCTTGTCTACAATCCGCCCGTGCCCCGAAGTGCCGAGTTTTCGCTGACCCCCAGCCAGGCGGTGTTGCAGAGTGACTATGAAGCCTATCTGCGATCGCACTTTGACATCGCCTTTAACCAGCTCTACACCATCACCAACTTGCCCATTGGCCGGGTTAAGCAATATTTGGAGGGCAAAAATCTCTATGTGCCCTACCTGCAATTTTTGGCTCACCATCACAACCCTGCCACTGTGCCCCATCTGATGTGTCGCCAAGAGCTTTCCATCGACTACGAAGGCCACATCTACGACTGCGACTTCAATCAAATGGAAGCCGTGCCCAGTCTGGGGCGCAGTGGTCAACCGCTGACCGTGGCCGACTTGCTTGCAGCTAACTCCCTCGATGCGATCGAGACCGTGCAAACCCGGCCCTACTGCTATGGCTGCACCGCCGGCAGCGGGTCTAGCTGTGGCGGTGCTCTCACCTAG